ATTACCATGTGCTACACCCGCTCGAAGAATGCTAAAATATATCAGCAGTCCTACGCGCAATGAGGAGCGGAATGATGCAATCAAAAGTCTTACTAAACAGCCAATTGCCCTGGAAACTTTTCAGCAGGGGCAAAGTCCGTGATACCTACGATCTTGGCGAGCAGCTTTTGATGGTTACAACTGACCGCCTTTCGGCGTTTGATGTCGTCTTGCCCAATGGCATCCCAGGCAAAGGCGAGGTCTTAACCAGATTATCCGCCTTCTGGTTTCGTGAAACCGAGAAACTGATCCCCCATCATTTTATCAGCGCAGACCTCAAGGATTACCCTCCAGAGGCGCAAAAGTACCGCGACCAACTGGCAGGGCGCTCCATGCTCATCAAGAAAGCACACCGGCTCAATTTTGAGTGCATCGTGCGCGGCTACCTGGCCGGATCAGCCTGGAAAGACTACCAACAGACGGGGATGGTCTCCGGCATTCGACTCGCGCAGGGTCTGCGCGAAGCGGAGCAGCTACCCGAACCCATCTTCACTCCCTCCACCAAAGCGGAGCAGGGGCATGACGAGACGATTACCCTGGAGGAGATGAAAAACCACCTGGGCGAAGAGCTAGGCCAGGCGCTGGCGGATACGAGCCTGGCAATCTATACCTATGCCGCCAAGCTGGCCCTGGATCGTGGCATTATCATTGCCGATACCAAGCTGGAGTTTGGGCTGCTTAACCATCAACTTCTGCTGATTGATGAAGTCCTGACCCCGGATTCTTCGCGTTTTTGGGCGGTTGGTGATTATACCCCCGGCCAGTCGCCGCCAGGCTTCGATAAGCAGTTTGTGCGTGACTATCTGGAACACATCGGCTGGAATAAACAGCCGCCCGCGCCCGCGCTGCCCCCCGACGTGATCGAAGGAACCGCGCAGCGCTACCGCGAGGCGCTGCAATGGTTGACCGGTGAGGACATCAGCGGCTGACGCCGAATCAGCCGCCCGCACCCGGCATTCTCGTGTTTTTTTACTTCGATGAGCCAGCCGTCGCTCCTGCCGCCGCAGAGGCTTCTTCTCTGAGTAGCTCCCTCAGCGCGTGTGGGGAAGCTGGTTTCTGTGCGGAACGGCTGCGCAAACGGAACAGGTCAAAGAGATAGATCACGACGAAAAGCGCCAGCAACAGATTGCGCCAGGCGATAGCCGGATAAAATGCCGGAACCGAGGGCGCTTCGGTGATGTAATGCCGGACTCCGTACAGATACGGATAGATGGCGGTGGTCAGCAGCGAGATGAGGAGCCAGGAAACAAACCAGAAGAGCCTATCCAGCCCGATAGCATAGGCCATGAGTGGGGCCAGCCAGATAAAGTACTGCGGGCTGAAGACCTTGCCAGTCAGAATGATAACCAGCAGCACCGCGACAAACGCCTGTTTGAGAGAGAGCTTACCCCGCCACTGCATCCAGGCGACCCCAGCCACGCCAGCCACCATCAGCCCCAGGAAGAGGGGCGAGAGCAGGCTCGTCATAGGGCCAGGCGGTGGACCATAATAGGTCGAACATCCTCCCAGCGCGCGCTCATAGACGTTGAGCGACCCGAACTGAAACGCGGTGCAGATGGGATGTCCCAGCAAAGAAGCCACCCACAAGAGACTGGCCGGAGCCGACTCAATCTGAATAGGCCGGAAGGTAAAGTAGTTGAGCGGGCTGAGCGCGCCCTCCGCATTCACAAGCAGAGAGGCCAGGAAAACGCCAGCGCAGGCTGCCGTGAAGGTACCCACGCCGACGAGCCGTTTCCAATGCAAGAGCGGCTCTGACCGGCTGCGCTGCTCGGCCAGAAACAGCGGCAGAAGCAATGGGAGCGGATAGAGCTTCAGCATAACCGCGAGAGCCAGCAAGACATACGCCCAGGTGAAACGCCCACGCACCGCTGCCACCAGGCAGAACAGGGTAAACGCCGCCGGAACGAGATCAAAGCGGCTGACGGCGGTCCCCCAGGCGCCCAGTACCAGATAGGCTGCAAACGCCAGCGATGCGCCGCGTGGGCCGACCCGCCCCAAATACCAGTAAAGGCCCGCAGCCAGCAGCGCCATCCAGACGGCGAACCCGATCTCAAACCAGGGTCCAGGTGTCAGCAGCGTCAGCGAAAAAGGAAGCAGCGCCAGGGCAGGATATTCGCGCGGAAGCGTATGAAATGGAAGCAGAGAGGCATAGCTCTGGATGAAATCGCAGGAGGTATCGGCAGGATAGTTAGAACCACCGAACCAGAAAGCCGAGGCATAGCATTGATACTTGGCAACATCGGTATAGGGCAAGAAATACACGAACGAACTGCCACCAAGAAGCAGACCGCACATCAAAAGCATTGGAAGAAGACTGATCCACCCTCTACCCGCCAACATATCTGAGGACCAGCGCCGCCAGCGGGATGGAAGCTGCCCATCCTGCTGGGATGCCGCGAGGGTTGTTGGTTCAACCGTCTGCATCTTTGCTCCTAAGAACACTATCCTTCATTGTCTGGGCGCGAGTTCGCGCATAATCGCCCCAATCGCCCGGCGCGGACCATAGAGCCAGACCGTATACTCGCCAGGCTCATCATCTATTTCTACCTGGCAGTTCATCTGGCGAGCCATCTCGCCCGCAATGGCGAGCAGACGCTGGCGTTCTTCTTCGCGCTTGCTCTTGCTGCTCAGCGCCAGCTTCCCAAGCCGTTCCTCCGGCGAGAGCAACCCGGTGACTACTTCACAAAGCTGCTCCACCCCAAATATCACCTGAAGCGGCGGCGCGTCGCCTTGTGGCTCTCCAGCGCCCGACAGAATCTCCAGAGCCACCCCCTCATCATCCTCCGCTTCCCCAGTGCTTGCGCGGGTGGGCCTCTCCTGATGCTGAAGAAGCAAACTCTGCTCCACTGCGACAGCATACGCTCGCCGTAACTGCTGAAGCAGCCCCGCGCGCTGCTCCTCCGGGAGATCAGCGCGTGGGTCTACATAGGCAAAAAGCCCGCGCGCCACATCATGGTAGAGAAAAGGACGCGCAATGGCTGCGCGCCTGCCACAATGAGGACAGGTCGCCACGTTCAGCAATCCCGCCAGCAAGGTATAGAGCAACTGCGGCTCAAGGGTGACATTCACCGCTTCATAGATCGGCGTAGTAAAGCTTGTTCCACAGGCACAGGTAAATCTGTACGCAATTGATCGATCCATAGTTAGACAGGGCAACGCCTGATATGCCTCGCGCCTCAGCGTCTTCTAGCAGAGGAAGCAGGTAATCGCCAGGTGATCTGCATCGGCGCCCAAACCCCTCTATGCAGAACGAACAGAAAAGGAAAACAATCACATTCCAGAAACGCATCCCATCAGCAGCATTCCATCCAGGGAGTATATCACAGGCTCAGCGCCACAAGCCAGATAGAAGCAAGCCAGCGAGGCCGGACAGATAGCCCGACCTCGCTGGCTGTGTTGACCCCCGGCAGAAGAAAGGACCAGACTACGAAAAGACCAGACTACGAAAGAAACCGGCTACGAAAGGAGGCGATTACGAAACGCTTTCCGCCAACTGATGGACCTGCTCCAACAGGCTTCGCGCCTGGCTGATAAGCTGCTTGGCCGCACCCTCATTGAGGGCCTGGCCGTCGAATGCAGCCCCTTCCAGCATCGAGATCATTTGTCCAGCCAGATTGTCGCGCTGCGTGGTGAACTGCGCAAGCTGGCTTTCCAGACTGGTATAGGTGCTATCGCCTGCCGAGTTACTCTTCAGCGCCGCTGTCGAGATGACCAGGCTATCAAGCCCAAGCTGCTGCACCGTAGCGTTGATCTCCTTGTAGGCCTCAGCCAGCCGACGCAGCGTCTCGTGGTGGGCCTTCAGGCTCTTCGGCAGCGCCGATGGGTTAATGAACTCGAAGAGGACACGCCCATCATGCGCATAATCGTCCTTCAGATGCAGCAAGGCCAGCATCGTGGGGCGCGTATCTGTGTGGTCAGACCAGATTTGGTCAGTCACGCCCAGATGGCGGATGCCCGGCCCCACCATGCCTAGCCAATTTGTGACGATCTCTGGCTGAACATCTCCATGATTCCAGGCAAAACCCGGATTTTCCGTCACGCAGGGCGACGTGCAATTGCGGGCGCCAGCGAACAGGAAGTAATTGGGGTCCGCAAACAGCGTGAACGTCGGTGTTCGCGCCGGATCAGCGGTAATCATGTGCAGCAGGTTCATCTCCACCGGGTCAGCCATAAACGCCGTCAGGTGGTCCGTATTGCCTGTGATCGGATTCACTGCTGTTAGTTGCCCGGTAGCCTGCTCAAAAGCGCGTGTGATCGGGTCGGTGCGAGCAGGGTTGCCAGTAATGTAGACCGTCGGCGCGTCATCGCTATGCACGGTGAACGGGGTCGTAATGCCCTGCTGGGTCGCCAGCAGTCCAGCGAGATTGGTATTGATCTCGCCAATCTTACTGTACGTGCAGGGAACCGTCACACCATCGCAGTCAGCCGGGCTTGGCGGGCCGCCGGCAAAATGGTCACCCTCATCCACCGTAAAGACGAATAGGGTATTGCTCTTATTGATGCCATCGTTGGCAAGCCGCGTAAAGAACTTGCCGAACGCATCATTATAAGATGCTAGCGCCGACACGTAGCCAGCCGCCCCGGGGCCGAATGCCGGGCCGCTGGGATGGGCATCATGCGCGTCCGAGATATAAGCGTATGTCACCGGCACGCCATGCTCCTGCATTGCTGCCACATAACCCAGCGAGACAGATGCCGACATGCCATCGAAGCCAGGGAAACCGATATGGCCGCCTG
This genomic interval from Ktedonobacterales bacterium contains the following:
- a CDS encoding phosphoribosylaminoimidazolesuccinocarboxamide synthase gives rise to the protein MMQSKVLLNSQLPWKLFSRGKVRDTYDLGEQLLMVTTDRLSAFDVVLPNGIPGKGEVLTRLSAFWFRETEKLIPHHFISADLKDYPPEAQKYRDQLAGRSMLIKKAHRLNFECIVRGYLAGSAWKDYQQTGMVSGIRLAQGLREAEQLPEPIFTPSTKAEQGHDETITLEEMKNHLGEELGQALADTSLAIYTYAAKLALDRGIIIADTKLEFGLLNHQLLLIDEVLTPDSSRFWAVGDYTPGQSPPGFDKQFVRDYLEHIGWNKQPPAPALPPDVIEGTAQRYREALQWLTGEDISG
- a CDS encoding glycosyltransferase 87 family protein, with the translated sequence MQTVEPTTLAASQQDGQLPSRWRRWSSDMLAGRGWISLLPMLLMCGLLLGGSSFVYFLPYTDVAKYQCYASAFWFGGSNYPADTSCDFIQSYASLLPFHTLPREYPALALLPFSLTLLTPGPWFEIGFAVWMALLAAGLYWYLGRVGPRGASLAFAAYLVLGAWGTAVSRFDLVPAAFTLFCLVAAVRGRFTWAYVLLALAVMLKLYPLPLLLPLFLAEQRSRSEPLLHWKRLVGVGTFTAACAGVFLASLLVNAEGALSPLNYFTFRPIQIESAPASLLWVASLLGHPICTAFQFGSLNVYERALGGCSTYYGPPPGPMTSLLSPLFLGLMVAGVAGVAWMQWRGKLSLKQAFVAVLLVIILTGKVFSPQYFIWLAPLMAYAIGLDRLFWFVSWLLISLLTTAIYPYLYGVRHYITEAPSVPAFYPAIAWRNLLLALFVVIYLFDLFRLRSRSAQKPASPHALRELLREEASAAAGATAGSSK
- a CDS encoding CpXC domain-containing protein; its protein translation is MDRSIAYRFTCACGTSFTTPIYEAVNVTLEPQLLYTLLAGLLNVATCPHCGRRAAIARPFLYHDVARGLFAYVDPRADLPEEQRAGLLQQLRRAYAVAVEQSLLLQHQERPTRASTGEAEDDEGVALEILSGAGEPQGDAPPLQVIFGVEQLCEVVTGLLSPEERLGKLALSSKSKREEERQRLLAIAGEMARQMNCQVEIDDEPGEYTVWLYGPRRAIGAIMRELAPRQ